One genomic window of Dryobates pubescens isolate bDryPub1 chromosome 17, bDryPub1.pri, whole genome shotgun sequence includes the following:
- the PARP16 gene encoding protein mono-ADP-ribosyltransferase PARP16 isoform X2 — protein MSPPGCGPGEAAANVREEAERDPLAADLRCSLFAAALMSYKRDSVLRPFPGGYASGDTKDFAGLLADTNALPSLKELLESVPKTEKRTWDLFSWILSSKVFVIQSAKKQETSLFGEGTYLTSDLSLALLYSPHGLGWQRSALGSILSCVAVCEIIDHPDVKCQVKKKDSEEIDRKRARVRNSEGGDVPQKYFVVTNNQLVRVKYLLVYSQKQHRRPSSQLSWLSTHRFAIMMMLYLLLLLVIGASNSPTVVYYWHRMFDSER, from the exons ATGTCTCCGCCCGGCTGTGGTCCCGGCGAGGCGGCGGCCAACGTTAGGGAGGAGGCGGAGAGGGACCCGCTGGCCGCCGACCTGCGCTGCAGCCTCTTCGCCGCCGCGCTGATGAGCTACAAGCGGGATTCGGTGCTCAGGCCCTTCCCGGGTGGCTACGCCAGCGGTGACACCAAGGACTTCGCGGGGCTG CTTGCAGATACCAACGCTCTACCAAGCTTGAAAGAACTGCTGGAGTCTGTGccaaaaacagaaaaaaggacCTGGGATTTGTTTAGTTGGATTTTATCATCAAAGGTCTTCGTGATACAGAGTGCTAAGAAACAAGAG ACATCCCTGTTTGGTGAAGGTACCTATCTTACCAGTGACCTGAGCCTGGCTCTCCTTTATAGTCCTCATGGCCTTGGATGGCAGCGAAGTGCATTGGGCTCTATCCTGAGCTGTGTAGCTGTTTGTGAGATCATCGACCACCCAGATGTAAAGTGCCAGGTGAAAAAGAAAG ATTCAGAAGAAATAGACAGAAAAAGAGCAAGAGTAAGAAACAGCGAAGGGGGTGATGTACCGCAGAAGTACTTTGTTGTCACAAACAATCAGCTTGTAAGAGTTAAATACTTGCTGGTGTATTCACAGAAACAGCATAGGAG GCCTTCTAGTCAATTGTCCTGGCTTTCCACCCACCGTTTTGCCATCATGATGATGctgtacctgctgctgctgctagtgaTAGGGGCCAGCAACTCGCCCACCGTCGTCTACTACTGGCACAGAATGTTTGACTCGGAGAGATGA
- the PARP16 gene encoding protein mono-ADP-ribosyltransferase PARP16 isoform X1 — protein sequence MSPPGCGPGEAAANVREEAERDPLAADLRCSLFAAALMSYKRDSVLRPFPGGYASGDTKDFAGLLADTNALPSLKELLESVPKTEKRTWDLFSWILSSKVFVIQSAKKQEYKKIQELTGLSGATVPAPDYLFEIVYCNQMNTKFAETKGKRDLIYAFHGSRLENFHSILHNGLHCHLNRTSLFGEGTYLTSDLSLALLYSPHGLGWQRSALGSILSCVAVCEIIDHPDVKCQVKKKDSEEIDRKRARVRNSEGGDVPQKYFVVTNNQLVRVKYLLVYSQKQHRRPSSQLSWLSTHRFAIMMMLYLLLLLVIGASNSPTVVYYWHRMFDSER from the exons ATGTCTCCGCCCGGCTGTGGTCCCGGCGAGGCGGCGGCCAACGTTAGGGAGGAGGCGGAGAGGGACCCGCTGGCCGCCGACCTGCGCTGCAGCCTCTTCGCCGCCGCGCTGATGAGCTACAAGCGGGATTCGGTGCTCAGGCCCTTCCCGGGTGGCTACGCCAGCGGTGACACCAAGGACTTCGCGGGGCTG CTTGCAGATACCAACGCTCTACCAAGCTTGAAAGAACTGCTGGAGTCTGTGccaaaaacagaaaaaaggacCTGGGATTTGTTTAGTTGGATTTTATCATCAAAGGTCTTCGTGATACAGAGTGCTAAGAAACAAGAG TACAAGAAGATCCAGGAACTCACAGGGCTGTCTGGGGCCACAGTTCCTGCTCCAGACTACCTCTTTGAGATTGTGTATTGCAATCAAATGAACACCAAGTTTGCTGAGACCAAGGGaaagagggacctcatctatgcCTTCCATGGGAGCCGCCTGGAGAACTTCCATTCCATACTTCACAACGGCCTACACTGCCATTTGAACAGG ACATCCCTGTTTGGTGAAGGTACCTATCTTACCAGTGACCTGAGCCTGGCTCTCCTTTATAGTCCTCATGGCCTTGGATGGCAGCGAAGTGCATTGGGCTCTATCCTGAGCTGTGTAGCTGTTTGTGAGATCATCGACCACCCAGATGTAAAGTGCCAGGTGAAAAAGAAAG ATTCAGAAGAAATAGACAGAAAAAGAGCAAGAGTAAGAAACAGCGAAGGGGGTGATGTACCGCAGAAGTACTTTGTTGTCACAAACAATCAGCTTGTAAGAGTTAAATACTTGCTGGTGTATTCACAGAAACAGCATAGGAG GCCTTCTAGTCAATTGTCCTGGCTTTCCACCCACCGTTTTGCCATCATGATGATGctgtacctgctgctgctgctagtgaTAGGGGCCAGCAACTCGCCCACCGTCGTCTACTACTGGCACAGAATGTTTGACTCGGAGAGATGA